From the Cyanobium sp. M30B3 genome, the window CAGCTGGGTGACGGGCAACACCACCCTGGCGGCCCCGGAAGTGGGCTACACCCTGGGGCTCTGGGGGATGCTGGGCTACTCCCTGGCGGGCCTGGGGCTGTTTCTGTTCGCGCCGCTGGCCATCCGGATCAAGCGACTGATGCCCCGGGGCCGCACCAGCGGCGACTTCGTGCGCCTGCGCTACGGCCGGCTGTGCTGGGGGATTTTCCTGCTGATCACCATGGCCTACACCCTGGGGTTCCTGATCACCCAGGGCATGGGGGCCGGACTGGTGCTGCAGGCCCTCTCCGGCTTCGACTACCGGCTGGGGATGGTGGCCGTGATCGCCGTGTCGACCATCTACACCCTGTTCGGCGGCATGCGGGCGGTGGTGGGCACCGATTTCATCCAGTCGCTGCTGATCATGGCGCTGCTGGCCCTGGTGGCGGTGCTGGGCTACAGCCGCTTCAGCGTGGATGCCGTGTACGTCGCCCTTGCCAGCGACCACCCCTCGCGGCTCAACCTGCTGCTGCCCACCGGCCTGCTGTTCGCCTGGAACACCGGCCTGTTCAGCATGGGCGAGGTGTTTCACAACAACATCTGGTGGAGCCGGGTGTTCGCCAGCCGGCCCTCGGTGGTGTTCCGCTCCTTCGTGCTGGGCGGCCTGGCCTGGACCGCCGTCCCGATCGTCACCGGCGCGATCGCCCTGATGGCCCTGGCCCAGCAGCTGGAGATCCCCCAGGTGAACATGGTGTTCCCGCTCGTCACCGCCCAGCTGCTGGGCAGTGGCGGCGCGGCTGTGGTGTTCGTGATCATCTTCGCCTCACTCACCTCCACCCTCGATTCCCTGCTGGCCGCCAGCGCCGATCTGATCGCCGAGGACGTGGTGGCCCACTGGCTCCTGCCCGGGGCCAGCGACGCCCAGATCCGCCAGGCCGCCCGCCTGGTGGTGGTGGGGCTGGGGCTGCTCACCATGGCCCTCTCCTGGCGGTACGTCACCTCGATGTACCAGCTGTTGCTGTTCACCGGGGCGCTGGTGGCCTCCACCATCTGGCCGATCGCCATGGGGCTCTACTGGCCCCAGGCCAACCGCCATGGGGCCAGTGCAGCCATGGCGGTTGGATCGATCACCGGCCTGCTCGCCTATTGGCTGATCGCGCCCTACTGCGCTGCCCTGGTGTCTGCCGCGGTGTCGGCTGTGGTGATGGGGCTGAGCAGCCTCTGGCGGCCGGAACGCTTCAACTGGCGGCTGCTGGCAGAGCGCTGAATCCCCCGTGTTCCCATTCCCATCGCCGCAACACGCCATGGTCCACCACCCCCTGCCCCCCTGGCACGCCATCGCCGCAGCCCAGCCGTCCAGCCAGTGGCTGCTACCGGCCCCTCTGTTTCGCCTGCTCGTGCTGGGCGGAGTGGTGGGCCTGGTGTTGGCAACCCTGGTGATCGTGGCGATCTGGGTGGTGGAATGGCGCCGCGGCCAGGCGTGGTGATCAGCGCCAGCCCCACGAATGGTTCGTTTCGCTACACATAGTCGGGCCGATCTTGAAGAAACCCCAGATCTGCTGCAGCAATCAAGCGTTGCGCTTACAGATAGACAGGCGGCTGATCAGAGCATCCTGCTGCCGCCCTGTCTCTTCACTCCAGCCAGGTGTCCGTCTGCCAGCCCGTGTCCCGCCAGCCAACCATCCGTTTCGACCGCCTGGGCCCTGATGTCTACGGCAATGCGCACCCCCAGGCCCTGTTGCAGGCCATCCAGGAGGAGGGGGAAGCGCTGCTCGATCTGGCCAACCAGCACGTGATCTCCACGCTGCAGTACAGCCCGGCAACCCTGCTGCAGCTGTTCCGGCTGGCGGCCAAGTACGAGAGCAATCCCAACCGCTACATCCGCCACAACAGCCCGCTGCGGGGCAAGATCCTGATCAACGCCTTCTACGAGCCGAGCACCCGCACGCGACTGTCCTTCGACAGCGCCTGGCACCGGCTCGGCGGCGACACGATCACCATCACCGACCGCAGCACCACGGGCCTGGCCAAGGGGGAATCGCTGCAGGACGTGGCCGAGATGTTCAACAACTATGGCGACTGCGTGGTGCTGCGCGACACCCACGCCGAGGCCATCCACGCGATGACCAGCTCGCTGCACATCCCGATCATCAATGCCGGCAATGGCATCGATGAACATCCCACCCAGGCCATGGCCGACCTGTACACGATCTTCAAGTGGCGGCCCCAACTGGTGAAGGCGATCGTGAACCCGGAGGAGCGGATCCGCATCGGCGTGGTGGGTGTTCCAGGCCGGATGCGAACGGTGCGCTCGCTGCTGCGCATCCTCGCCAAGTTCCCGGCCATGGTGGAGGAGCTGGTGCTCTTCCACGAGCCCGGCGTGGACCCCGCCGAGGGCTATTGGGATCCAGGGCAGCGGGAGGAACTGGAGGCCGCGGGCCTGAAGCTGAGCACCAGCGACAACCTGCAGGCTGCCATCCCCCACCTCGATGTGATCTACATCAATGCGATCGCCTGGGTGGGCGACAGCTACGAGGTGCACGGCGGAGGCTTCCGGCTCACCGCCGACCTGCCCTACAAGCGTGGTGCGATCGTGCTCCACCCCCTTGCACGGGGCCGGGAGCTGGACACCAGCCTGGATCGCACCGATCACAACTGGTACTTCTCCCAGGCCCGCGGAGCTGTGTTCGTGCGCATGGCCCTGCTCACCTGCATGGTGGAACGCACCGCCCAGGTGATGGACATCATCTAGGGCGGCCGAGGACAGGAGGGCGGCCGAGGACAGGACGCCACTCCTGAACAGGCCTCCAGGACAGCCCCAGGCACTGCCCTGGAGAACAGGTCCCAGACCAACTGACCAACAGACCAACTGACGAACAGACCCATGTGTGGAATCGGCGGCATCTTCCATCGCCAGGCCGAGCGGCCGATCGATGAACAGCTGCTGGTGAACATGGCGGCCATCCAGGTACACCGCGGCCCCGACGGCTTCGGCGTGCGCAGCCTGCCGGGGCAGGGCGTGGGCTTCTGCCATGCCCGCCTGTCGATCATCGACCTGGACGCCAACCGCGGCCGCCAGCCGTTCGTGTCCGAGGACGGCGAGCTGCTGATGGCCCACAACGGCGAGTTCTACGACTTCCAGCGCATCCGCGCCGATCTCACCGCCCGGGGGGTGCGCTTCAGCAGCAAGAGTGATTCCGAGATCCTGCTGCGCCTCTACCAGGAGCAGGGGCTGGAGGCCACCCTGCCCCTGCTGCGCGGCGAGTTCGCCTTCGCCCTGTTCAACCGCCAGAGCGACACGCTGGTGCTGGTGCGCGACCGCTTCGGCGTCAAACCCCAGTACTGGACCCTCACCGACGAGGGCCTGGTGTTCGGCTCCGAACTCAAGGTGCTGTTCGCCCACCCCGGCGTGCCGCGCCGCTTCAGCTCCCAGGGGCTGTTCCACCAGCTGATGCAGACGGTGGTGCCGGGCACCACCGCCTTCGAGGGGGTGCACCAGCTGCTGCCGGGCCACGTGCTCACGGTGCGCCGCCGGGGCGGCGCGTTCGAGATCAGTGATCGGGCCTACTGGGACGTGAACTTCCCCCGCCAGGGGGAGCGCGACGGCAACCTCAGCGAGAGCGACCACATCGAGGCCGTGCGCGCCGCCCTGCTGGAGGCGGTGGAGGTGCGCATGGTGGCCGACGTGCCGGTGGGCTGCTACCTCTCCGGCGGCATCGACTCCTGCTCGATCCTGGGGCTGGCGGCGGCGGTGAGCCAGAACCCGGTGCGGGCGTTCACGATCGGCTTCGACGACGCCCGCTACGACGAGACGCCGATCGCCACCGAGATGGCCGAGGCCACCGGCGCCGAGCAACTGGTGATGCGGCTCTCCGGCGACGAGCTCTACGGCCACCTGGAGGACACCATCTGGCACACCGAGCGCAGCATCTACAACACCCTGGCGGTGGCCAAGTTCCTGATGAGCCGGGAGGTGAACCGCGCCCACTACAAGGTGGTGATGACCGGCGAGGGCTCCGACGAACTGTTCGGCGGCTACCCGGCCTTCCGCCGCGACATGTTCCTGCACGGCCTCGACGACCTGCCGGCGGCCGAGCGCCAGGAGTGGGAGCAGCTGCTGCAGCAGGCCAACGCCCTGGTGCAGGGGGCGATGCTGGCCGAGGAGCAGGTGCACGACCCTGCCCTGGAGGCGGTGGTGGGCTTCACCCCCAGCTGCCTGCAGCCCTGGCTGGCCTGCGCGCCGCTGGTGCCCGATCTGCTGGCCCCCGAACACCGCCGGGCCTGCGCCGGCTACGCCCCCGGCGCCGCCATCGCCGCCAGCCTCGATCCGCAACAGCTGGAGGGCCGTCACGCCCTCGACCGGGCCCAGTACGTGTGGATCAAGACCATGCTCGAGGGCCAGATCCTCACCTGGGGCGGCGACCGGGTGGACATGGCCCACGCCATGGAGGCCCGCCCCGCCTTCCTCGACCACCACCTGGCCGCGGTGGCGGTGCAGGTGCCGCCGGAGCTGCGCATCAAGGGCAAAACCGAGAAGTACGTGCTGCGCGAGGCCATGCGCGGCCTGCTGCCGGAGGTGCTCTACAAGCGGGAGAAGTTCGCCTTCATGGCACCGCCTGCCCACGCCGATGCCGAGAAGCGCTCCGCCATGCAGGCCCTGGCGGACCGCTACCTCAGCCCGGAGACGATCGCCGCGGCCGGGCTGCTCGATCCGGCCGGGGTGGCCGCTCTGTTCGAGCGCCACGACCACCCGGACACCAGCGCCGCCCAGCGGGTGCAGCTGGACGCCATCATCAACCACCTGATCTGCGTGCAGATCATGCACAGGCTGTTCGTGG encodes:
- the asnB gene encoding asparagine synthase (glutamine-hydrolyzing) yields the protein MCGIGGIFHRQAERPIDEQLLVNMAAIQVHRGPDGFGVRSLPGQGVGFCHARLSIIDLDANRGRQPFVSEDGELLMAHNGEFYDFQRIRADLTARGVRFSSKSDSEILLRLYQEQGLEATLPLLRGEFAFALFNRQSDTLVLVRDRFGVKPQYWTLTDEGLVFGSELKVLFAHPGVPRRFSSQGLFHQLMQTVVPGTTAFEGVHQLLPGHVLTVRRRGGAFEISDRAYWDVNFPRQGERDGNLSESDHIEAVRAALLEAVEVRMVADVPVGCYLSGGIDSCSILGLAAAVSQNPVRAFTIGFDDARYDETPIATEMAEATGAEQLVMRLSGDELYGHLEDTIWHTERSIYNTLAVAKFLMSREVNRAHYKVVMTGEGSDELFGGYPAFRRDMFLHGLDDLPAAERQEWEQLLQQANALVQGAMLAEEQVHDPALEAVVGFTPSCLQPWLACAPLVPDLLAPEHRRACAGYAPGAAIAASLDPQQLEGRHALDRAQYVWIKTMLEGQILTWGGDRVDMAHAMEARPAFLDHHLAAVAVQVPPELRIKGKTEKYVLREAMRGLLPEVLYKREKFAFMAPPAHADAEKRSAMQALADRYLSPETIAAAGLLDPAGVAALFERHDHPDTSAAQRVQLDAIINHLICVQIMHRLFVAADIPSQARRRADALGWQLHHENEAEPAYARIGMSPVA
- a CDS encoding aspartate carbamoyltransferase, whose protein sequence is MRFDRLGPDVYGNAHPQALLQAIQEEGEALLDLANQHVISTLQYSPATLLQLFRLAAKYESNPNRYIRHNSPLRGKILINAFYEPSTRTRLSFDSAWHRLGGDTITITDRSTTGLAKGESLQDVAEMFNNYGDCVVLRDTHAEAIHAMTSSLHIPIINAGNGIDEHPTQAMADLYTIFKWRPQLVKAIVNPEERIRIGVVGVPGRMRTVRSLLRILAKFPAMVEELVLFHEPGVDPAEGYWDPGQREELEAAGLKLSTSDNLQAAIPHLDVIYINAIAWVGDSYEVHGGGFRLTADLPYKRGAIVLHPLARGRELDTSLDRTDHNWYFSQARGAVFVRMALLTCMVERTAQVMDII
- a CDS encoding urea transporter is translated as MTDAAAPLLNPGTAWFLLVAFSGLWIALGVWWGRRGTGDADDYLLAGRNIGLALSTATLMASWVTGNTTLAAPEVGYTLGLWGMLGYSLAGLGLFLFAPLAIRIKRLMPRGRTSGDFVRLRYGRLCWGIFLLITMAYTLGFLITQGMGAGLVLQALSGFDYRLGMVAVIAVSTIYTLFGGMRAVVGTDFIQSLLIMALLALVAVLGYSRFSVDAVYVALASDHPSRLNLLLPTGLLFAWNTGLFSMGEVFHNNIWWSRVFASRPSVVFRSFVLGGLAWTAVPIVTGAIALMALAQQLEIPQVNMVFPLVTAQLLGSGGAAVVFVIIFASLTSTLDSLLAASADLIAEDVVAHWLLPGASDAQIRQAARLVVVGLGLLTMALSWRYVTSMYQLLLFTGALVASTIWPIAMGLYWPQANRHGASAAMAVGSITGLLAYWLIAPYCAALVSAAVSAVVMGLSSLWRPERFNWRLLAER